The sequence tcaatgtcttcatcatctggatttggctcataaaaatcatcatcttgagtttgtgtttgagtttgtgtaaaatcattctcataatctaagaaatcagccatttctggatcattgttgtagttgatgtgtattttcctaggttttttagatgaatgatgaccctcctcatcctccattgaatcaagaattagaattttctcactttctccttctctttctctccttcttaaccaaaccaaaactttgattttttttccccaaatttttcatctaaacaactcttataattctgaaaattattttaatcactaaacaaaatatttaatcactaatcaagattattaacactaatacgtaaaaggcaaatttgccattaaaaaatttgggttaaggggttatctgattttgctatttcacaacctttttttgtcctcattcagtatgccttggaagattttggtatgcccaaaatcatagttcaTTTGGGGACCTTATGAGGCTATACAGTGTAGTATATCCTCATTGAAGGAGTAGCTCTGTGGAGTCAAATATTGTATAGATGTAAGTAAGCTTGTATATTATACGAAAAACATACGTTTGTACTTTGTGTATGAATGTATGTTTTTGATACATGTAACTTTTTTTGGGACTGATACATATATCATAATTATACAAAGGTTTCTGCAATTCCAGAATGAAAGAGAAACCTTCATCAGTAAATTAACTTAAGAGCAACATGCTTTCAGAATATCTTCAATGTCTGGATCATCTCCAGCTTCTTTGTCCTAGGCAAGCATATATAAATTTAAAGATAAGAGAGTGACTAATGTTGAGGGAAAAAAAAATAGACTGATGATAATGATTttcagaagaaaataaaaaggacTTACTTTATGGGTGTATGTAATATTACTTTTACCAGGACCTGCAACAATTACTCCTCCTTGTTGCCTAAGAAAAGCATAGACGATTTAACATTATATTGTTTCACTTGCCAAATGGTCTCTTGACCAAAAACTGGAGTATGCATAAATAGGAGAATATCATTCTCGGTATAATCCAAAATCTCAGTTTTTCTTGGTGTAACTCAGAATCTTagagcctgtttggtacagttttcaaaaacagttttctgtttttaaaaacagagaaaacagaaaacaggagaaaacgtgtttggtagggacattttcacaaaatgttttctatctgttttctgtttttgaaaacaaaaaaatgaaaacaacaaattattgttttttgtgttttctcttttttcttttctttgttctttttttcttttcggaacaaagtaagagattgggggaatgactgcaagtgagtcatggctaatatcattatctcttagacgaatctttacatttgatccgatttagttgattatccttgttttcaaaaacagtttaccaaattaaaacagtggaaaactatttttgaaaactgtaccaaacaaCCTCTTAGTTTTTCTTTAATAACTAAAAACACATAAACTTTGTTTTGTTTAGTTCACTTACCAGCCACCTTTAGTCCTGATATCCTTTTCAAACGAAAGTCCCCAGTCTTGTCTGTAACCTTCCATGTATAACTGAATTATCTTCAAACCTGCCTAAAATATTAGTATCAAAGTAATGTCATAGGTGATCGGTGAACCCAAGattgaaaataaaggaaaaaatcaCAACAAGTGACTATAGAGGGAAAAGTGATTTTTTTATAAGCATATCAGTTTATTACCTTAGGAGTGAATGTGGTGGAAATCCCAGAAACAAAACCGAAAGCTTTATATGATGAATAGCTAGGATCTGCATATACTTCTGCACAAATGATCACTGTAAGTGTTACTCTACATTAACAAAAGAAACGCATACTTAGACAACTACATGAAGGTATAAAGTTCTTGCAGAGAAATGAATAGTATCAACAATCGAGACAACTACATCAAAGGTATAAAGTTATCGCAGAGGATTGTATCAACAATCTTCACTTTACTTGCAACATACATTTTTTGTACACTTCTTAGGAGCTGTTAACTAGCTACCTTTCATGCCCAAATATCCAAAATTCAGAACTCTAGCTTATAATTCAAACTTTCTAGCTGAGCACTGAGCATAATTGTCCAATATAGCATGTCAATCTGGATAGGTAGAACATTTAAACTCATTACATTTTATTTACATCTGTATAAAAGAGAAATCCATGTTTCACTTGGCTAGTCAAGCCAATTTTCAAACGGAGATGTCCTAGTTATTTGATCACGAGATAAAATTTCGAACAAAAAAGATCATGAGTTTCAATATATGCACCATGTGCAGTTGAACTTGCTATAACTTATTAATGTTCATTTTGTAGAAAAACAAATCGTACCCCCTTTAAACTTCGTCTGCTCGTAGAAAACCTTTGCCTGCACTAAGAAAAATTAGGATATTAGCATGCATTTTTATACTTCCAGCAGTAAACTAAAAGCCATTGATTCCCTACTGGGCTACTAGTATAGATCCAACTACATCCTCTTTCAGTGTGGATTATCCTACTTTGGGTGAGAAATATTGGCTAATCATTTGCAATCAGTATTTCGCGTAAGACAGCTCCAAAATAAATTCACTCTATACTCAATTGTGTTAACTTAAAAATGTTGTGGCATACCTGATCAACACTACCTGGTCCAATTAAAACAAGGGTAACCCCAGCAGCATCCAACTTATCCTGTAAATATAAATTCCTCAGCATGAACAAAAACAAGATCACAtcattttctccataaaatttgatAGTAGTATATTTACCTTTACAGAAGCAAGATAATCAGCCCTTTTGCGACAAAGAACACACCTGCATACATACAACTTCCCAGTTCAGAAAAAGAATACAAAATCTGATTAGTATAAATGGGTTAAGTAAGAGTGGAAATTACCCAAAATGACGGGCAAATGCAACTAAGGTTTTCCTATCATTCCAGAGATCTGATATTATAACACCATTTCCACTCAAATCAAAAACCTCAACTTTATCCAACAAATTTGTTGTATCACTTCCTTCTTCCTCTACTACTGCTTCACTGGTAGTATTATTACTCGAAGGAGATGATAAACTTCGATTAGAAACCTTCAAACAAGGGAACCTTCTAGACCGTTGGTCATGATAATCTACCATTAGATTAATGGAGGGAAATGAACCAAGTCTCACTACTGCCGGTGTTGTTGTccatttgtttttcttcttcacatttgAGGACCTAATTGCTATACCTGTGAATGGTGTTGTACGGATTAAATCCGCCATTAGAATCGGAAGACAGCAAATGAACACGACAGTGTTTGGTAATAGTATTACTCTTTTTCTTTGGTTATGAGCCAGACACGTGAGGGCGCATTATCCacctaattttctttttaatgtCTAAAATAAAACACCCAAATGCCCCTCCAGTGAGTGAAAGAAAGAATTGAGCAGAACAAAAGAGCATCCTCCATAATCAAAACTGAAACTTGAAGAAGGATAAAAACTGATTTTATAGAAGAACGATttatagaagaaagaaagaattGCTTTCATTCCTCATCATACTTCTGCTTTTTGCTTTTAATACAATGTTACAATAAACATTACAAACTCTCATCAAAAATGAAACCCAAACTAAAACAAGGGAAGCTTTGACATCATTTTCATTTTTTAGATTTCTTGGCTCATCAGAAAAGTATGCACTTTTGTGAACTTTACTGAATGTAGTTATTAATAGCTGACAATAATCTTCAATCTGCCTTGGATACTTCTCAGACTACTAAAAACTTCTTACTGACTGAGATGCTTTTTATTGTCCAGAATCTTCAGATAACCTCTCCACACAGTCAGTATCTAGTTTACATCACTGTT comes from Papaver somniferum cultivar HN1 chromosome 7, ASM357369v1, whole genome shotgun sequence and encodes:
- the LOC113297115 gene encoding thioredoxin-like protein AAED1, chloroplastic — translated: MADLIRTTPFTGIAIRSSNVKKKNKWTTTPAVVRLGSFPSINLMVDYHDQRSRRFPCLKVSNRSLSSPSSNNTTSEAVVEEEGSDTTNLLDKVEVFDLSGNGVIISDLWNDRKTLVAFARHFGCVLCRKRADYLASVKDKLDAAGVTLVLIGPGSVDQAKVFYEQTKFKGEVYADPSYSSYKAFGFVSGISTTFTPKAGLKIIQLYMEGYRQDWGLSFEKDIRTKGGWQQGGVIVAGPGKSNITYTHKDKEAGDDPDIEDILKACCS